From Streptomyces griseorubiginosus, one genomic window encodes:
- a CDS encoding response regulator transcription factor — protein sequence MQNDPQHAVTPFALFPTAPPTPAVRIVVADDNPVVRAGLTALLSGREDITVVAEAADGREAYEAASRHRPDVILLDVRMPGVDGISALPYLVPIAPVLMLTYSGEPETVREALRGGADGYLVHGEFTTDQLVTAVRDTVRGRTHLTPTAASALMQQLRDANAHVKNHSTHELSPTSGKALSQLQPSMGQSSSDRSRFQLSAREAEIMNLIASGMTNQQIAAACFISEKTVKNHINRIFAKLHSTSRAEAAAKWLGTAPSSGRGVG from the coding sequence ATGCAGAACGACCCCCAGCACGCCGTCACCCCGTTCGCACTGTTCCCGACGGCCCCGCCCACCCCCGCCGTGCGGATCGTCGTCGCCGACGACAACCCCGTGGTCCGCGCGGGCCTCACCGCGCTCCTCTCGGGCCGCGAGGACATCACGGTGGTGGCGGAGGCGGCGGACGGCAGGGAGGCGTACGAGGCCGCGAGCCGCCACCGCCCGGACGTGATCCTGCTGGACGTCCGGATGCCGGGCGTGGACGGCATCTCGGCACTGCCGTACCTCGTCCCGATCGCCCCGGTACTGATGCTGACGTACAGCGGAGAACCGGAGACGGTCCGCGAGGCGCTGCGCGGCGGAGCCGACGGCTACCTGGTCCACGGCGAGTTCACGACGGACCAGCTGGTGACGGCCGTACGGGACACCGTGCGGGGCCGCACACATCTCACCCCGACGGCGGCGAGTGCACTGATGCAGCAGCTGCGCGATGCGAATGCACACGTAAAGAACCACTCAACCCATGAACTATCACCGACATCTGGCAAAGCGCTTTCGCAACTGCAACCATCTATGGGACAGTCGTCCTCGGACCGGTCGCGTTTCCAACTCAGCGCGAGGGAGGCGGAGATCATGAACCTCATCGCATCCGGCATGACCAACCAGCAGATCGCCGCCGCCTGCTTCATCAGCGAGAAGACCGTCAAGAACCACATCAACCGCATCTTCGCCAAACTCCACAGCACCAGCCGCGCGGAGGCAGCGGCGAAGTGGCTGGGCACGGCGCCGAGTTCGGGCCGAGGGGTGGGATGA
- a CDS encoding sensor histidine kinase, giving the protein MTMTDARRPNRARALRRGRAAADGDHPPRGSSAPDDDDGRRPVDPDGRGAADGAEPPQGPPAPDDESSTDGAGGNTNHAHPHAPAPESAPSAPESAPSAPESEPFASEPALAIQVNALQAMCRQVFGFRLAMIALAAPAALLNANPGLGTRLVGAAVVVTFMVSYALFRDWERFGPLLLRHPTLLAADTLFGSLLLISAGPDTTLAYVSVCTPLLAGIAYSWRGAAVFASLQSLILLLAQTALPHSDTTPADTLLLPGFCVITGAVGSTLRNLLLRFGTATQALTAIRARLAVTEAISEERARLAREMHDSVAKTLHGVALAAEGLATSAAATTPDPALLKQQAELVARAARRAATESRELLTDLRSEQPESTDVLEELAVRTAEFATRTTLPTTYRPPTRPHPAPTIPQPVARQLLSITEEAMENAHRHAEATRIDVSAELEDGRLRISVRDDGRGLPADTTLDDLRRTGHFGLVGMVERAASAGAHLHLGEGPHAQGTEVLLELPLPPPGPSR; this is encoded by the coding sequence ATGACGATGACGGACGCACGAAGGCCGAACCGGGCCCGAGCCCTGCGGCGCGGCCGCGCGGCCGCCGATGGCGATCACCCCCCGCGGGGGTCCTCGGCGCCCGACGACGACGATGGCCGCAGGCCAGTGGATCCGGACGGACGCGGGGCCGCCGACGGCGCCGAGCCCCCACAGGGGCCACCCGCACCCGACGACGAAAGCAGCACGGATGGTGCGGGTGGGAACACGAACCACGCGCACCCCCACGCACCCGCACCCGAATCCGCACCCTCCGCACCCGAATCCGCACCCTCCGCACCCGAATCCGAACCCTTCGCATCCGAACCCGCACTAGCCATCCAGGTCAACGCCCTCCAGGCCATGTGCCGCCAGGTCTTCGGCTTCCGCCTGGCGATGATCGCCCTCGCCGCCCCCGCCGCCCTCCTCAACGCCAACCCCGGCCTCGGCACCCGTCTGGTCGGCGCCGCGGTCGTCGTCACCTTCATGGTGTCGTACGCCCTCTTCAGGGACTGGGAACGCTTCGGCCCCCTCCTCCTGCGCCACCCCACCCTCCTCGCCGCCGACACCCTCTTCGGCAGCCTCCTGCTGATCTCCGCCGGCCCGGACACCACCCTCGCGTACGTCAGCGTCTGCACCCCCCTCCTGGCCGGCATCGCCTACAGCTGGCGGGGCGCCGCGGTCTTCGCCTCCCTCCAGTCCCTGATCCTCCTCCTCGCCCAGACCGCCCTCCCGCACTCGGACACCACCCCCGCGGACACCCTCCTCCTCCCCGGCTTCTGCGTGATCACCGGCGCGGTCGGCTCCACCCTGCGCAACCTCCTGCTCCGCTTCGGCACGGCCACCCAGGCCCTCACCGCGATCCGGGCCCGCCTGGCGGTGACGGAGGCGATCAGCGAGGAACGGGCCCGACTGGCCAGGGAGATGCACGACTCGGTGGCGAAGACCCTGCACGGCGTGGCGCTGGCGGCGGAGGGCCTGGCGACGTCGGCCGCCGCCACCACCCCCGACCCGGCCCTGCTCAAGCAACAGGCGGAACTGGTGGCCCGCGCGGCCCGCAGAGCGGCGACGGAGTCCCGCGAACTCCTCACGGACCTGCGCAGCGAGCAGCCCGAGAGCACCGACGTACTGGAAGAACTGGCGGTACGTACGGCGGAGTTCGCCACCCGCACCACGCTCCCCACCACCTACCGGCCCCCCACCCGCCCCCACCCCGCACCCACGATCCCGCAGCCGGTGGCCCGCCAGCTCCTCTCCATCACCGAGGAGGCGATGGAGAACGCCCACCGCCACGCGGAGGCCACCCGCATCGACGTGAGCGCGGAGCTCGAGGACGGCCGGCTCAGGATCAGCGTCCGGGACGACGGCCGCGGCCTGCCCGCCGACACCACCCTCGACGACCTCCGCAGGACGGGCCACTTCGGCCTGGTCGGCATGGTGGAACGAGCCGCGTCCGCGGGCGCCCACCTCCACCTGGGCGAAGGCCCCCACGCACAGGGCACGGAAGTACTCCTGGAACTCCCGTTGCCGCCCCCGGGACCGTCCCGATGA
- the cpaB gene encoding Flp pilus assembly protein CpaB: MNSRQRRGVILLLLSVLGALAAFAGVLSVINDVKSKVGPEVTAYEVKDDIQPYTRLTAAQFVKTEMPERWLSANAVTDLAALKDKIAVTTLKKGSLLQSDMIVAQPALQPGQQEVAIMIDAATGVAGKITPGSAVNVYATFEGQKEGDPDQSKIIVTNARVLDVGEIKALTPDADNREVTQARPITFALSALDAQRITYAESFAKRVRLALVAPGETGTVPEQERTYELAKDK; encoded by the coding sequence ATGAACTCCCGTCAGCGCCGCGGCGTGATACTCCTGCTCCTGTCGGTCCTGGGCGCCCTCGCGGCCTTCGCCGGCGTGCTGTCCGTCATCAACGACGTGAAGTCCAAGGTCGGTCCCGAGGTCACGGCGTACGAGGTCAAGGACGACATCCAGCCGTACACCAGGCTCACCGCGGCGCAGTTCGTGAAGACCGAGATGCCCGAGCGCTGGCTGTCCGCCAACGCGGTCACCGATCTCGCGGCCCTCAAGGACAAGATCGCCGTGACGACCCTCAAGAAGGGCTCCCTGCTCCAGAGCGACATGATCGTCGCCCAGCCCGCGCTCCAGCCCGGGCAGCAGGAGGTCGCCATCATGATCGACGCGGCGACCGGAGTCGCCGGCAAGATCACCCCGGGCTCCGCGGTCAACGTCTACGCCACCTTCGAGGGCCAGAAGGAGGGCGACCCCGACCAGTCGAAGATCATCGTGACGAACGCCCGGGTCCTGGACGTGGGGGAGATCAAGGCCCTCACGCCCGACGCCGACAACCGCGAGGTGACCCAGGCCCGCCCCATCACCTTCGCCCTCTCCGCCCTCGACGCCCAGCGCATCACGTACGCCGAGTCGTTCGCCAAGCGGGTCCGGCTGGCGCTGGTCGCCCCCGGCGAGACCGGGACCGTGCCCGAGCAGGAGCGCACGTACGAACTCGCGAAGGACAAGTGA
- a CDS encoding DUF5936 domain-containing protein, translated as MALGLALLMAVSVWGVFTGLRMYRAEAKLPSDLVLALEVGSTRTGAVDSLIDRMGMRYAPAVLRLMGPKQVAKYRRKIDLAGNPGGLTINRYAARRAVYGFLGAVGFLVFLLRGQVLVALLLLAFGAFWTEVGIWSAIRVRKDVIERTLPDFLDVLAVVVSAGLGFRQALDRVASKYEGPWADELRITLRQMDLGMSRRQAFAELRRRNDSEQVAMFVTALQQGEELGAPIVDTLVSLAKDMRRTDAQNARRKAARAVPKATMMITTFMVPATMLLLAAGLLLGSGTDFGSITGE; from the coding sequence ATCGCACTCGGACTGGCCCTGCTGATGGCCGTGAGCGTGTGGGGCGTCTTCACCGGCCTCCGCATGTACCGCGCGGAGGCGAAACTGCCGAGCGACCTGGTGCTGGCACTGGAGGTCGGCTCCACCCGCACCGGCGCGGTCGACTCCCTGATCGACCGCATGGGCATGCGCTACGCCCCCGCGGTCCTGCGCCTGATGGGCCCCAAGCAGGTGGCGAAGTACCGCCGCAAGATCGACCTGGCGGGCAACCCCGGCGGCCTGACCATCAACCGCTACGCGGCCCGCAGGGCGGTCTACGGCTTCCTCGGCGCGGTGGGTTTCCTGGTGTTCCTGCTGCGGGGGCAGGTGCTCGTGGCGCTGTTGCTCCTGGCCTTCGGGGCGTTCTGGACGGAGGTCGGCATCTGGTCGGCGATCCGGGTCCGCAAGGACGTCATCGAGCGCACGCTCCCCGACTTCCTGGACGTCCTCGCGGTGGTGGTGAGCGCGGGCCTGGGCTTCCGCCAGGCCCTCGACCGGGTGGCCTCGAAGTACGAGGGCCCCTGGGCCGACGAACTCCGCATCACCCTGCGCCAGATGGACCTCGGCATGAGCCGCCGCCAGGCCTTCGCGGAACTGCGCCGCCGCAACGACTCCGAACAGGTCGCGATGTTCGTGACGGCACTCCAGCAGGGCGAGGAACTGGGCGCGCCCATTGTGGACACCCTGGTCTCGCTGGCCAAGGACATGCGCCGCACGGACGCCCAGAACGCCCGCCGCAAGGCCGCCCGCGCGGTCCCCAAGGCCACGATGATGATCACCACGTTCATGGTCCCGGCGACGATGCTGCTGCTGGCGGCGGGCCTGCTGCTGGGCTCGGGGACGGACTTCGGGTCGATCACGGGGGAGTAG
- a CDS encoding Flp family type IVb pilin — MAATPKGHTMNNRFKRDEGQTAVEYLGIIAVVVAIVLAITGTDIGSTIYDAITEQIANVTGG, encoded by the coding sequence ATGGCGGCGACACCGAAGGGTCACACGATGAACAACCGGTTCAAGCGCGACGAGGGGCAGACCGCGGTGGAGTACCTCGGCATCATCGCGGTGGTGGTGGCGATCGTGCTGGCGATCACGGGGACGGACATCGGCAGCACCATCTACGACGCGATCACCGAGCAGATCGCCAACGTGACCGGCGGCTGA
- a CDS encoding OmpA family protein: MTTITPRLALTLTTAALLTVTLVPTAHADDGPSVPPGTEPSATAPVEVDPNDPDLKLPEGATLAEPKVLDIKQVVEDQSGDERREDTNADVKFALQAEVLFGKDSAKLNGEARARISAIAAEIRNQNATRIRVFGFTDNLGSYAHGLTLSRQRANAVQDVLDQELKDSGITYEVRGYSEDYPIASNTTETGRKKNRRVEVSFPRGES, translated from the coding sequence ATGACGACGATCACCCCCCGCCTGGCCCTCACCCTCACCACGGCCGCCCTCCTCACCGTCACGCTCGTCCCCACCGCGCACGCCGACGACGGCCCCAGCGTCCCCCCGGGCACCGAACCCTCCGCCACCGCCCCCGTCGAGGTCGACCCCAACGACCCCGACCTCAAGCTCCCCGAAGGCGCCACCCTGGCGGAGCCGAAGGTGCTGGACATCAAGCAGGTCGTCGAGGACCAGAGCGGGGACGAACGCCGCGAGGACACCAACGCGGACGTGAAGTTCGCCCTCCAGGCGGAGGTCCTGTTCGGCAAGGACAGCGCGAAACTGAACGGCGAGGCGAGAGCCCGCATCTCCGCCATCGCCGCGGAGATCAGGAACCAGAACGCCACCCGGATCCGCGTCTTCGGCTTCACCGACAACCTGGGCAGCTACGCCCACGGCCTCACCCTCTCCCGCCAACGCGCCAACGCCGTACAGGACGTCCTGGACCAGGAACTGAAGGACTCAGGCATCACCTACGAGGTCCGCGGCTACTCCGAGGACTACCCGATCGCCTCCAACACCACAGAGACGGGCCGCAAGAAGAACCGCCGGGTGGAGGTGTCGTTCCCGCGGGGGGAAAGCTGA
- a CDS encoding type II secretion system F family protein, with amino-acid sequence MDLATLVDLTTGAALLTCVVAVVGVHVYAKGRAQRAALVDRLTAAGQVSYTGRRRHFRDLDRRLRRTRLGRQLELRLAATGLDVTPGEFFAAMIGLVGGLWLIGQATLAPFFGPLAGLVGIWAAVQFLNWQRQKRIEKFINQLPELARILANATHAGLALRTAIGMAAEELEAPAGEELGKVANELALGVSMEDALDEMAKRLPSRELVVLVTTLVLSNRAGGQVVSALRNLTETLEERKETRREVRTQLSQVNMTSYAVPVLGIGSLFLMNGVKDGALDRMTGSPLGQAAVIIAFALYAVGFILIRRLSRIDV; translated from the coding sequence ATGGACCTCGCGACCCTAGTCGATCTCACCACCGGTGCAGCCCTGCTGACCTGCGTGGTCGCCGTCGTCGGCGTCCACGTCTACGCCAAGGGCCGGGCCCAGCGGGCGGCCCTCGTCGACCGGCTGACGGCCGCGGGGCAGGTGTCGTACACCGGCCGCCGGCGGCACTTCCGCGACCTGGACCGCAGACTGCGCCGCACCCGGCTCGGCCGGCAGCTCGAACTGCGGCTCGCGGCAACGGGGTTGGACGTGACCCCGGGCGAGTTCTTCGCCGCGATGATCGGGCTGGTCGGGGGGCTGTGGCTGATCGGCCAGGCGACCCTGGCGCCCTTCTTCGGCCCGCTCGCCGGACTGGTGGGCATATGGGCGGCGGTGCAGTTCCTCAACTGGCAGCGCCAGAAACGCATCGAGAAGTTCATCAACCAACTCCCCGAACTGGCCCGCATCCTGGCCAACGCCACCCACGCCGGCCTCGCCCTGCGCACCGCGATCGGCATGGCGGCGGAGGAGCTGGAGGCCCCGGCCGGGGAGGAACTGGGCAAGGTGGCCAACGAGTTGGCGCTCGGCGTGTCGATGGAGGACGCGCTGGACGAGATGGCGAAGCGGCTGCCGTCCCGGGAGCTGGTGGTCCTGGTGACGACCCTGGTGCTGTCGAACCGGGCCGGCGGCCAGGTCGTCAGCGCCCTGCGCAACCTCACCGAGACACTCGAGGAGCGCAAGGAGACCCGGCGCGAGGTCCGCACCCAGCTCTCCCAGGTGAACATGACGTCGTACGCCGTCCCGGTCCTCGGCATCGGCTCGCTGTTCCTGATGAACGGCGTCAAGGACGGCGCGCTGGACCGCATGACGGGCTCACCGCTGGGCCAGGCCGCGGTGATCATCGCGTTCGCCCTGTACGCGGTGGGCTTCATCCTCATCCGCCGCCTGTCCCGCATCGACGTCTGA
- a CDS encoding pilus assembly protein TadG-related protein: MTRLYSHSDAGQAFPIYITVVGGLLLLAFAYLAVGQAAANRNSAQTAADAAALAAALETRDELTDEWVENILDPTKWRDIFDGGGVPFQGCARADQLAAQNDATVQCEAHPEWSVPGYKVVSRTNQSVGDSIVPGTENQHSTESATAVIEPRCDFELPGTGADPDVLPKLTCEKGVDWTLDPEDLTDLPKPEDLFDVHLAT, from the coding sequence CTGACGCGGCTCTACTCCCACAGCGACGCAGGGCAGGCTTTCCCCATCTACATCACGGTGGTGGGGGGCCTGCTCCTGCTTGCGTTCGCCTATCTCGCGGTCGGACAGGCCGCCGCCAACCGGAACAGCGCCCAGACGGCAGCCGACGCGGCGGCACTGGCGGCCGCCCTGGAAACCCGCGACGAACTCACCGACGAGTGGGTGGAGAACATACTCGACCCCACCAAGTGGCGGGACATCTTCGACGGCGGTGGAGTGCCGTTCCAGGGGTGCGCCAGGGCCGACCAGCTGGCCGCGCAGAACGACGCGACCGTGCAGTGCGAAGCGCACCCGGAGTGGTCCGTCCCGGGCTACAAGGTCGTGTCCCGGACCAACCAGTCCGTTGGGGACTCGATCGTCCCCGGTACCGAGAACCAGCACTCGACCGAGTCGGCCACCGCCGTGATCGAGCCGCGCTGCGACTTCGAGCTTCCCGGAACGGGTGCCGACCCGGACGTGCTCCCGAAACTCACGTGCGAGAAGGGCGTCGACTGGACCTTGGACCCGGAGGACCTCACGGATCTCCCGAAACCCGAGGATCTCTTCGACGTCCACCTGGCGACCTGA
- a CDS encoding AAA family ATPase gives MPTRILPAVGDADAVRSLTTLLSQLPDAEPVAPVTDSTQLIDTLARLASESIDELPEVVVVHERIGPVPALELIREVALRFPAVGVILVTSDVSPGLFQAAMDYGARGLIALPLGYEELATRVHAVAQWSVGVRRHLGAATDVFTGVGGTVVTVSGAKGGVGATTTAIQLALAAQASGRATALLDMDLQTGDVASYLDVQFRRSVVDLAAITDISPRVLADAVFAHDTGLALLLAPGEGERGEEVTERAARQIVSALRSRYEVVVVDCGAQLSGAGAAVVEMADTALLVTTPDVVAVRGAKRAVRMWDRLQVRKAEETTVVVNRHSRGTEIQAPLIQKITGTGVAATVIPANFKELQGAVDAGRVHELDAKGTVKQALWTLAGELGLVKGTEANSHRNGGRERGSLGFRRRRELGR, from the coding sequence ATGCCCACGAGGATCCTCCCGGCAGTCGGCGACGCGGACGCGGTCCGCTCCCTCACCACGCTGCTCAGCCAGCTCCCGGACGCCGAACCGGTGGCCCCGGTCACCGACTCCACCCAGCTCATCGACACCCTCGCGCGCCTCGCCTCCGAGTCGATCGACGAGCTGCCCGAGGTCGTCGTGGTGCACGAGCGGATCGGGCCCGTCCCGGCCCTGGAGCTGATCCGCGAGGTCGCCCTGCGCTTCCCGGCCGTCGGCGTCATCCTCGTCACCTCCGACGTCAGCCCCGGCCTCTTCCAGGCCGCGATGGACTACGGCGCGCGCGGCCTCATCGCCCTCCCGCTCGGCTACGAGGAGCTCGCCACCCGGGTGCACGCGGTCGCCCAGTGGTCGGTGGGCGTACGACGGCACCTGGGCGCCGCCACCGACGTGTTCACCGGCGTCGGCGGCACTGTCGTCACCGTCAGCGGCGCCAAGGGCGGCGTCGGCGCCACCACCACGGCCATCCAGCTCGCCCTCGCCGCCCAGGCGTCGGGACGCGCCACCGCCCTGCTCGACATGGACCTCCAGACCGGTGACGTGGCCTCCTACCTGGACGTGCAGTTCCGCCGCTCGGTCGTCGACCTGGCCGCCATCACGGACATCTCCCCGCGCGTCCTCGCCGACGCCGTCTTCGCCCACGACACCGGCCTCGCCCTGCTGCTCGCCCCCGGCGAGGGCGAACGCGGCGAGGAGGTCACCGAGCGGGCCGCCCGCCAGATCGTCTCCGCCCTGCGCTCCCGCTACGAGGTCGTCGTCGTCGACTGCGGGGCCCAGCTCAGCGGAGCGGGCGCGGCCGTCGTGGAGATGGCCGACACGGCCCTGCTGGTCACGACCCCGGACGTGGTCGCCGTGCGCGGCGCCAAGCGGGCCGTGCGGATGTGGGACCGGCTCCAGGTGCGCAAGGCCGAGGAGACCACCGTCGTCGTCAACCGGCACAGCCGCGGTACGGAGATCCAGGCCCCGCTCATCCAGAAGATCACCGGCACGGGCGTCGCGGCGACCGTGATCCCGGCGAACTTCAAGGAACTCCAGGGCGCGGTGGACGCCGGCCGGGTCCACGAACTCGACGCCAAGGGCACGGTCAAGCAGGCCCTGTGGACGCTCGCCGGTGAACTGGGCCTGGTCAAGGGCACGGAGGCGAACTCCCATCGCAACGGCGGCCGGGAGCGCGGCTCGCTGGGCTTCCGGCGGCGCAGGGAGCTCGGGAGATGA
- a CDS encoding TadE/TadG family type IV pilus assembly protein: protein MRARPHRRFLRFRHFRRDAGQVTIEFLGMTPLILVTLVLLWQFVLLGYTFTLAGNAADEAVRAATAAAPGEREAACEQAGLDKLPGAWSGQVSCSTGGGYVTADVHLDVPVLFPGALAFPFQVDGHAGAVEEDKD from the coding sequence ATGAGGGCCCGGCCGCACCGGCGCTTCCTGCGCTTCCGGCACTTCCGGCGCGACGCGGGGCAGGTGACGATCGAGTTCCTCGGGATGACCCCGCTGATCCTGGTCACCCTGGTGCTGCTGTGGCAGTTCGTGCTGCTGGGGTACACCTTCACGCTCGCGGGGAATGCTGCGGACGAGGCGGTACGGGCCGCGACGGCGGCGGCGCCGGGGGAGCGGGAGGCCGCGTGCGAGCAGGCGGGACTGGACAAGCTGCCCGGCGCCTGGAGCGGCCAGGTGAGTTGCAGCACCGGCGGCGGCTATGTCACGGCCGATGTCCACCTGGACGTCCCCGTCCTGTTCCCGGGCGCGCTCGCCTTCCCCTTCCAGGTCGACGGACACGCGGGCGCGGTGGAGGAGGACAAGGACTGA
- a CDS encoding TadE/TadG family type IV pilus assembly protein yields the protein MSYSHRSLRDRGQVAIEYLGFIPILILVAMAGVQIGLIAYTAQQAGTAARAGARAASLDLSAQDGCVNAISDWLSVSCAEGGGGDSVTVTATVQIPSIVPGWDFDPAVKTATMPLDH from the coding sequence ATGTCGTACTCCCACAGGAGCCTTCGCGACCGCGGCCAAGTGGCCATCGAGTACCTCGGCTTCATCCCGATCCTGATCCTCGTCGCCATGGCCGGCGTCCAGATCGGGCTCATCGCCTACACCGCCCAGCAGGCCGGTACGGCGGCCAGGGCCGGGGCGCGGGCCGCCTCGCTGGACCTGAGCGCGCAGGACGGCTGCGTCAACGCGATCAGCGACTGGCTGTCCGTCTCCTGTGCCGAGGGCGGGGGCGGCGACTCGGTCACCGTCACCGCCACCGTCCAGATCCCGTCGATCGTCCCCGGCTGGGACTTCGACCCCGCCGTCAAGACCGCCACCATGCCGCTCGACCACTGA
- a CDS encoding CpaF family protein produces MSLRSRINTPEENGSRGEDGHLVASYRAKLLEEIDLAEMSSLAAAERRARLERVLGHIISREGPVLSTVERSQLIRRVVDEALGLGILEPLLEDASITEIMVNGPDSIFVERGGRVEQLPLRFPSHDQLMQTIERIVSTVNRRVDETNPMVDARLPSGERVNVIIPPLSLTGAILTIRRFPRSYTLQELAGFGSLDEHMLYLLAGLVQARFNIIVSGATGTGKTTLLNALSGLIPEGDRIITIEDSAELQLQQRHVVRLESRPPNVEGQGRVTIRDLVRNSLRMRPDRIVVGEVRGGESLDMLQAMSTGHDGSLATVHANSAEDALMRLKTLASMSEVEIPFEALHDQINSAVDVIIQLTRFADGARRITEIALLESNGSEPYRLVTVARFNAQPMAADGRIYGRFEYFPLPRRTVDRLYMASQPTPQAFGVAESASQLAIREAR; encoded by the coding sequence ATGAGTCTGCGGTCCCGCATCAACACCCCCGAGGAGAACGGCAGTCGGGGCGAGGACGGCCACCTGGTCGCCTCCTACCGGGCCAAGCTCCTGGAGGAGATCGACCTCGCGGAGATGAGCTCGCTGGCGGCGGCCGAGCGCCGGGCCCGGCTGGAGCGGGTGCTCGGGCACATCATCAGCCGTGAGGGACCGGTCCTTTCGACCGTCGAGCGCTCGCAGCTGATCCGGCGTGTGGTCGACGAGGCGCTCGGCCTCGGCATCCTGGAGCCGCTGCTCGAAGACGCCTCCATCACCGAGATCATGGTCAACGGACCGGACTCGATCTTCGTGGAACGCGGCGGCCGGGTCGAGCAGTTGCCGTTGCGCTTCCCGTCCCACGACCAGCTGATGCAGACCATCGAGCGAATAGTCTCCACGGTCAACCGGCGCGTGGACGAGACCAACCCCATGGTCGACGCCCGCCTCCCCTCCGGCGAGCGCGTCAACGTCATCATCCCGCCGCTGTCCCTGACCGGCGCGATCCTCACGATCCGCCGCTTCCCCCGCTCCTACACGCTCCAGGAACTGGCCGGCTTCGGCTCGCTCGACGAGCACATGCTGTACCTGCTGGCCGGCCTGGTGCAGGCCCGCTTCAACATCATCGTGTCGGGCGCGACGGGCACCGGCAAGACGACCCTCCTCAACGCCCTCTCGGGGCTGATCCCCGAGGGCGACCGGATCATCACCATCGAGGACTCGGCCGAACTCCAGCTCCAGCAACGGCACGTGGTCCGCCTCGAGTCCCGCCCGCCGAACGTGGAGGGCCAGGGCCGGGTCACCATCCGCGACCTGGTCCGCAACTCCCTCCGGATGCGCCCCGACCGGATCGTGGTCGGTGAGGTCCGCGGCGGCGAGTCCCTGGACATGCTCCAGGCGATGTCGACGGGCCACGACGGCTCGCTGGCCACCGTGCACGCCAACAGCGCCGAGGACGCCCTGATGCGGCTGAAGACCCTCGCCTCGATGTCCGAGGTGGAGATCCCCTTCGAGGCGCTGCACGACCAGATCAACAGCGCGGTCGACGTGATCATCCAGCTCACCCGGTTCGCCGACGGCGCCCGCCGCATCACCGAGATCGCGCTGCTCGAGAGCAACGGCAGCGAGCCGTACCGGCTGGTGACGGTGGCCCGCTTCAACGCCCAGCCGATGGCGGCGGACGGCCGGATCTACGGCCGGTTCGAGTACTTCCCGCTGCCCCGCCGTACCGTCGACCGCCTCTACATGGCGAGTCAGCCCACGCCCCAGGCCTTCGGCGTGGCCGAGTCCGCAAGCCAGTTGGCCATCCGAGAAGCCAGGTAG